A part of Rhodamnia argentea isolate NSW1041297 chromosome 8, ASM2092103v1, whole genome shotgun sequence genomic DNA contains:
- the LOC115741256 gene encoding BAG family molecular chaperone regulator 2-like — translation MMKLRSKRFRRSSSKLSSKEPPPVERSCSGNMEIRWELRPGGMLVQKRVESSGSESSGEVMITVRVSTVAKWHDIPIESTSTFGELKTLLALVTGLEPGEQRLLFKGKEREDSEHLHMVGVKDKDKVLLLEDPAIKERKKLHGNHISSSQQIGNHPFRTISV, via the exons ATGATGAAGCTGAGGTCAAAGCGGTTCAGAAGAAGCAGCTCCAAGCTCAGCAGCAAGGAGCCGCCACCAGTCGAGAGGTCGTGCAGTGGCAACATGGAAATCAGGTGGGAGCTCAGGCCCGGTGGCATGCTGGTCCAGAAGAGAGTCGAGAGCAGCGGGAGCGAGAGCTCCGGAGAGGTCATGATCACCGTCAGGGTCTCCACCGTCGCCAAGTGGCACGACATCCCCATTGAATCCACCTCCACCTTCG GGGAGTTGAAGACCTTATTGGCACTGGTCACAGGCTTGGAACCAGGAGAGCAGAGACTGCTGTTCaaagggaaggagagagaggacaGCGAGCACCTGCACATGGTCGGCGTCAAGGACAAGGACAAAGTGCTCTTGTTAGAAGATCCTGCCATTAAAGAGAGGAAGAAGCTCCATGGGAATCATATTTCATCAAGTCAACAAATTGGGAATCACCCATTTCGCACCATAAGCGTCTAA